TCCCAAACTATAATTCCTCCGACGAATGACAATCCCTATGGCCTCAACAGCTTTGATAAAATTGGTCATGCATTTCCCAAATAGTAAAGGTCGGTATAAAAGCCAGCCAGTGAGCATAAAATTATTATGGGGCTATTCTTAATAGCAGCCAACTATGGCTGCTTTTTATTACTGTTCATAGGATTACTTGCAGTAATGCTCATCCGGTATCCCTCCCCCCTGCTGCAGCGCACCTCCACACGGTCAATGCTTATCCTTCCCCTCATACCGTCCGGAAACGTGTTGTCCAGCTCAATTATCCCCTCCGCTGCCACATACGGATTGCCGGGTGTATCCAGCTGGATTTTTGACGCATCACGTTTCGCTCTGCGATGGCCTCCTTTCAGTACCGCTTCGGCATGCTCCTTATTGATATACGTTCCCGGCATTGTGCGGTAGGGTGCCTCACCACTGGTCAGGCTGTGCGTTTCACCCGTTGCCTCGTCGGTGTAGTTCACCCTAACGCCGCTGACACTTTTCTTGCCCGGCGTATCAATTGCGCACTGGATGAACTGCTGATTACCGGGGTGATTTTCTGGCGGGCAAGTCAGTTTCACCACAGGCAGGGTTTTCCCGGTGATGGATTTAGCCTCACCGCGTAATGCCAGGATGTAAGCCCCATTGACCGGTTTGGCCACCGCATCATGCTCTTCTGCCAGCCGGTTGAGAAAGGCGGAGTCCGTCTCGTTTATCTGATCGGTGTGCGGGTAGGTAAAGCTGCTGAGGCGGGCGTCCATACGTGGTGACAGGTTATGGCGTTGGGCGATAGTCTGGAAGATTTCGCCCAGCGTGGTGTTGTCCCACGAGGCTGAGCGCCGCTGCCGGAAGCCGGTTTTATCTTCCTTTTCAAACGGTGCTGCCGTTGCGGTGATCGTAATAATGCGGGGAAACAGCTGTGGGGTAATCGTTGTGATTTTGAATCTACCGATGTTCACCACACCGCTTTCTTCATACCCCTCAAACCACGTCAGCACGCCGCCTTCCTGCGGGATACCTTTCAGTCCCGTCACATCCACGGTCAGTATCAGCCGATCCGTTTCCTTCCCGCTGCTGACATCGATGCGCTCAAATGTCGTCATGCGCCCGTTAATAATGTCTGCGCCCGGTCCTTCGCAGTAATGTACTGGCGTAAATCCTAGCTCCATACGGTTACCTGTTGATCCGCTTCAGTATGAGTGGTTTTTGTCAGCTCCGGCAGCTCGATAACCACGCCGAGAGGCAACACCCGCCCATACAGGTGCAGGTGTGGATTCAGCTCGTAAATCAGTTGCTCCGTTTCATCGTCATCGCGTCCCAGCTTTATCCAGGCAATCTCCCCCAGGTTGTCACGGTCGCGGCTTCTGACCTTCATTCAGTACTTCCTCCCTGCTTCTTTTGTTCAAGCGGCTTATTGGCGAACTCCCGCAGGTTGATGGTCACACCCTGCTTCATGGATTTGGCTTCATGGTAGAGCCAGCTTTCGTCGACATCGAACCCGGTCAGAGTCCATTGCCCGAGCAGCGTGCCGTCCCCCCGGACCAGCGCCAGAGGCTTTTTGCCGTCTCGCAGTTTCACCAGTTTTTCAATGTTGTCCTGCCCCGCCTCCCGGAACCACTCGCACTTGATCACTCGCTCATCGAGCGCGCGTCCGGTCTGTTGCTGGCAGGGCAGCTCATTAAGTAGGTCAATCACCACCCACCCGCCGTCATATTTGCGAGACAGGGACGTCGCCGGGGTGTTTTCCGGCAGACTGAAAACAAAATCGCCCAGCACAAATTGCGTGGGCGACATTTCAGTCTCATGGCTGACGTACTGGTCAGACAGCATTTCCAGCATTAATCGCTCCTTTGCCCACTCAGTGAGGCATTCAGTCGTGCATCCGGGCCAATCTGCGCCAGGGCTTCGTGCAGGACTTTGGTCTGTGTCTGCTCCAGAATGGTTTTGATTTTCTGCGCCAGCGCATTGTCCTGCGCCGGATCGCCGGAAGCTTTAACATCAAAATGCGGGCTGTTTTCGACCTTAATGTGGTAAACAGGTGGAGGGAGTGGCTGGCTTTTCTTTGCCTGCTCCACGGCGGCATCAATCGCGGGTGTGAGGGTCTGGTCGCTGACTTTTGCCAGGTCCTTCGGTTGTACTTTCGCCACCTTATCGCTGGCCGGCGACGTACTGTCATCACTGCTGAACCAGCCCTTGATGCCTTCCCATCCTTCCTTGATGTAAGGACCGACCACCTCGCCCATCTTCTGCCCCAGTTCGCTGCCCGCAAGCCCCCCAATTGCCCCACCCACCGCTGTGCCGATACCCGGAAGGATTGCCGTGCCAATCGCGGCCCCCACTGCGGCCCCTGCCAGCGCACCGCCCGTACTCCCGACCGCGCCACCCACCTCTGCCGCACTGCCGCCGTTCATCACCACAGATGCCGTGTTGATGGCGCCACCAGCAAGGGCGAGTGGTGTAAACATCCGACCTGCACCTTTGATAAACGGCGAGGACAGTTGCGCGCCGGTCTGCAGATAATTCACATCATCACTGAGCGCAGGCAACATCCCTGCCATGGCTGGTTGTACCCTCGCAACAGGCGCGTTTGTCACCTCTTTCCCCGTTCCGCTGGCATCCCCCGGCAATGACGGTTCAGGCATGTCATCATCGCTGAATTTTCCCTGCAGATAATCCAACCCGTACGTCGCCGCAAACGGAATCGCATAAGACATCACCGCACCGGCAAGTCCCCTCCCGCGCGAACGTACCGGTCTGCGCGTATCACTTCCGGAGGCGGTATACTCCTCCCCGGCAGAATGAGGTCTGCGGGAGCCGCCTTTTCCTTTTTTGCCTTTCTTCCCCTTCCTGCCCCCTGATGGATCTCCACTGCCTGCGGCCTTTCCACCGCCACCCATGCGGTCCATCTGGCGATTCATGCGCTCGAGCGCCGCTGCGGCGCGATTGGCGGAAATCGTGGTGTGGTCTGTGGCACCGCCCAGCTTTGCCTTGCCCATGCGGCCAAGTTGCTTCAGGTCGCTGAACATCGATATCAGACCTTTGGCCACGATATGCACGCCTTTCAGGGCCACCAGGCCCGCACCGATTTTCAGCGCCCAGCCAAAGGTCGATTTCGCCGTTTCTGAAGTTTCCAGCAGGTTGCTCAGTCCGTCAGCCAGTGCGCTCACCGGTGGCTCAAGTTCATCGATCACCGGCAAAAGCAACGTCCCAAGGGAGATACTCAGGCTTTCCAGCCCCGACTGCATCCGGTCCATTCGGGCTTTGCGGGTAGCGGTTTTTTTCTGATACTCCTGCTCCATTGAGCCTGCATAGGCCGCCTCGTTACCGGCACTGGTCATGGCCTTTTTGAGCAGGTCAACATTTCCGGCAAGTTTTGCCACCGCACCGGATACTTCCTCACCAAAGATCTGGCTGATAATGGCTTTTTGCTTTTCCGGTGACTGTTTCTTCACCGCCTCCAGCACTTTAATTAGCGTGGCCGGGGCGTTTTTCTGCATATCTCTGGCCAGCTGATTTGGCTCAAAACCGAGCATTGATAATCCGTTACGGCCCGATTTTGTTGTGGCAAAGCCAGCGGTCAGACGACCTGAAATATTCTTCATGGCCGTCGCACCGGTTTCTTCTGTTTCACCCGAAGCGACCAGTGTGGCGGCCAGTGCGGCGGACTGATTATTACTGAACCCGGATAGCTTCGTATTCGCGCCCATGCGACGCATGATGGCGGCTACTTCCATCGGTTTTGCTGCCATTTCGTTCGAGGTCTGGTTGATATAGTCAGCCAGTTTCATCACCTGGTTCTGATCCAGCTTCATGGAGGTGCGCAGCTTTGCCATGGTGTCACCGGCAGTAGCGGCATCAGTATCAAACGCCACCGCCAGTTTTGCGGCATCAACGGAAAACTTCAGCAGTTGCTTTGAGTCCACCTTGCCGTCAGCACCATTCGCCACACCGGCCTGTCCACCAGCCGCGACAATTTCTGTCATGCCCTGCTGGGAGATCCCCAGTTTTTTCGCCTGGTTGCGGACCTGCAGCTGGAAGTTGCGATCCTCATCCGCATCACGGAAATTCACCACTTTTTGCACGTCAGACCACGCATACTCGTAGTCCATAGCTTTTTTCCCCATCGCCACCAGAGGGGCGGCAGCAACGGCGGTCCCCAGTACCTGCCCTTTCAGGCTGGCACGGGTGGCGCGGTTATCCTCCATTTTTGCCCGTGCGCTGTTCATCGTCTGAATGCGCCGTTCCTGCTTTTGCAGTGCTGCACTGGCCTTGCCAGCATCGGCGGTCAGTCGGGTTTGCTCTTTGGCCAGATTGCGGGTGTCCACGCCGGTCTTTTTCAGCGCACTTCCCAGCGACTGTAGCCGGACTTTTTCTTTGTCTGCCGCCGCGGTCAGAGAGTGCATTTCACGGGTTGCGGCGTTGTCTTCACGGCGCTTGCCGGCAACCTCCGCTGACGCCTTTTTGTAGGCCGGACGAAGTTGTTCCAGAGATTGCGTGGCGCGTGTATGTTCCACACGCTGCTCGCGGGTCAGCTTCCCGTTACGGGCCAGCTCCACATCCAGATTGCGCAGTGTTTCTTCCGCACCGGCTATCCCTTTCTGATAACGACGCTGTTCCGCCTGCGCCTCACGCAAAGCCTGACCAGCGGCATCAACACGCTTTTTGTTTTCGCTCAGCTGCCGGTTTGTTTCTTTCAGTGCCTGCTGGGTTTTCAGATGTGCCTGTGCATCACCCTGCTGCTTTTTCAGGTTTCCGAGTGCCGCCCCCACCTCCGCAGCACTTTTACGCATGGTGTTCAGCGACTTATCCGCTGACGTAAAGGCCGGACTCATCGCATCCTTTGCACTGAGCAGGACCGAGACTTTTTTATCCGCCACGTTTCACCCCTAATTTCATCATGGCCAGCTCGTAACGCTTCAGTGCGCGGGGGGCTGACCAGGAAAGAATTTCACTTTCGCTGGCGTGATAAACCAGCGGGAGGATATCGGTCAGTCGGTCAACGTCTCCGTCTGAAAGAAGTCCCCCTGTTGCGTCAAAAAATCGCGCACCCGCTCCATCAGGTGGTTAAAGTCCGGCATATGAAACTGATCGATAACATCCTGGTGCAGACCGGTACAGCTACTGGCCACCATCATCCCGCGCCTGTGTGCGTCTTTTTCAATCCGTAGCTGGCGGGTCAGTCCTACGGTCGGCGGCTGCAGTCGATACTCCGTCATCTCACCGTTGACTGGATCATGGATGGCAACCAGCAGCGTCGGGCTGTCCGGTAAAAAGGTGATAGTGTCTGCTTTTTCCCCGGCCTCACGCTTCGCGTCCGCCTCTTCTTCCAACAGGTCGGCAGTGGTGTAATTGGTCAGGCGATCTACCTGTACGACCAGGCTGTTGTAGTCCGGTTTTTTCAACTGAGCGATGATGTCATCCGTCTGACCGGTCATCGCGACCGCCAGCTCAAACTCCTGGTCGAGGGCATGGAAGCCAGAGGGATCATTGTCGGCATCAAATTTTTTACCGATTTCACGCACCTGCTTAGCCGTCAGGGTGCAGACGGTGAGCGTGCTTAACACACCATTGGCGGTGGTGATCGGAAAGACCAACGGGATTGTTCGGATAAAGGACATAGCGACTCCGGATAAATAAAAAACCCCGCACAATGGCGGGGTCAGGTGTTGTGAATGTGACGGTTAGTTCATACCAATCATGGCGCGGAACGGGGCGAGGAAGTCTTCCTGACCAAGATTGACCACGCTGCCGTCGCTGGCGACTTCCCAGCAGATTTTGCCGTTGATGGTCTTTTTCTTGCGCTTACAGGACAAGCTCAGCACCGTCTGGGACAGCTCACTCATTTTGGTGTTGCTGTCCTCGATGTTATTAATTTCGCCAATCCATTCGGCCTTCACCTTAAATTCTTCCCCGTCCTCATCCCGGTAAGCCTCTTCGATGGTGACCGCGCAGCTTGAACCGGCCTGCAGGCCGTACATCACCAGGATTTCAGAGCGTGCGCCTTTGACGGTGATGCTGCCGGTCATCGCTTCAATGCCAGTCGCCACTTCGCGCTCCACAAACGAGCCACCGCGCGTTTTTTCCATCACTTTTTTCGGTGCCGGATCGGCAACATCTTCCAGCGTCAGATACAGGGGAACCCCCTGAATGGTGACGCGCTGGGCCATGCGGGTTAATACTCCAGCCATTACAGTACGCTCTCCAGGAATGATTCAACGATGCCGGTATCTTCGTTCAGGTGATACACGACGTGTTCGTTCGGGCTGTAACCGGCATAGTTAATGGCAATATGCCATTCACCGTTGCGGTAGTTGTCCGTGGTGTTCAGTGTCGGGTGCAGATAGACCCGCGCCCCGATTAACGCCTCTTCCATTTGCAACCCGGATAAGAAGTCATTAATCAGGCTGATGCGCTGATCCATAAAGGTTCGGGTCAGGTTCTCCGCCATCCCTTCTTCGGTGGTGGCCAACAGCTTACGAATGATGGTGTGCTCAAGCCCCACCTGTGACACAAAACGCCCGGAGACGGTGCGGTTACCAATCAGCGAATACCCGCCGCGTGACGTGCGCGCAAAATAGCTCACACCGTAGCGGTTGAGCAGGTCTCCACTGGTGGTTTTATCCAGCAGGTTGTAGTCAATATGGCGCTGCAACCCTTCAATATTGACCCCCATGCGACCTTTACCCGGTGATTCCCACGGCTTCACACGGGCAAAACAGGCCAGCGCCTGCGCTGACGGGGAGCCGTACACATAATCCGCCTCTGCCTGGCTCCAGACTTTCACCATCGGGTCGACCAGATAAAACTGGTCGTAGCCGGTGCCGGTGACTGCCATCGATTCAGACAAATCAATCGCGTCCTGGTCATTAGTGGATGGACCATCCCCCACCGGAATGGCATAAATTTTCGCCCCGAGAGCCGCCAGCGCATCACTGACCGGTTTCTGACAGAAGCCCGGCGCGCTGATATGCGTCAGGGATTCCTGGGTGTTTTTCAGCGCCTGCATGCCGGTGATACGCCCGGTGGCCGTATCCACACCACCAATGATGTTGGCCACCGTGGTGTTGCTGACCTGCGATTTTCCGCTGATGGTGAAGAGCGTTTCAGGCACAACATCAGCTGCACTCAGTCCCGCCGAGCCAGAGAGGACCAGCGTGTCAGTGTCGCTGATGGTATAGCTCACCACATCGGCGGTTTTCCCGCCCACCGTAACGCTCCAGCCGGTCGGATCCGTCACATCGGTGGTCAGCGTAGTGTCTTTGAGCACCACTACCACATTGCCGGTGACAGGCTCATCCGTCGCGGAAACCACGGTACCGGTGTAATCCGCTGGCGCGGGCTCATCGTCCCCTTCTTCAACCACCACCACATAACAAGCCACGGACGCCAGTTGCTGGATAACCGCAATCGCCGGGTACAGCGTACCCGCCTCTGCACCGCTCGGATCGAGTGCGGTAAGCTGGGCCGGATTCGTAATGCGGTACGGTTTATTACGCGGGATCAGCGGATCAAGGTTCGGGGCGGTTCCCACCAGGCCAAAAACCGTGGCGCCTGCAGGTCCCATTGGCTGTGGGGCTTTCTTGCTTTCAACGGACGCACCGTTATGCACAAAGCTCGTAATTTCTGGCATTACCGCTCCTTTATTTACGTTTTTTAGTGTGGGAGGCCTGAGCAGTGTCCGCCTCATCAGCCGGTTTAATGTGGCCGTTCAGCTGCAGGATTTTGGCCTGTCGCTCAGTCAGTTCAATGGCGGTACCGGCGTCAAGCCAGTGACCGCTGCCGGGATGTTCAATCCCGCGCACCACGATAAATTTTTTGCTCGCCATAGATTCTCCGGACGTAAAAAAAGCGACCGTAGTCGCTGTCATGAATGGGTGAGGTGTTAACATGTTGGCAGTTCCGGCCAGGTAATATGCTCAGGGGCTGACGTATCCAGCGACTGCAGCTGTTTGATGTAGCCCCGCCAGGCAATCAGCCGGGACTGGTCCTCATCGCTGAGCATTCCCAGCATCAGATCGACTTTCCAGTCGCTGCTCCTTGCTTCAGCCTCGAGGATCAGCTCATCCCTTTTCATCCGGGCATGCTGAACGGCTGCGGCAGACTGCGCATCCGTATCGGTCACCCATTCAGTGCCGGACCATGTATCAAAATCAGTGGCGGGGACCAGCCGCGTGGTGTTATCCGGATACTCACCTGGCGTCGTTACGGGTACGGAGGCACCGGTCTGTGTGCAATACACGGTTTCGCCTCGATGATCAGGAACACTGAGCCATGCCGTATTCTCAGCATTGCGTATCACAGCCCAGCCCGTCTTCTCTGCCGGAGGCTTTTCAG
The nucleotide sequence above comes from Buttiauxella selenatireducens. Encoded proteins:
- a CDS encoding phage tail tape measure protein; translated protein: MADKKVSVLLSAKDAMSPAFTSADKSLNTMRKSAAEVGAALGNLKKQQGDAQAHLKTQQALKETNRQLSENKKRVDAAGQALREAQAEQRRYQKGIAGAEETLRNLDVELARNGKLTREQRVEHTRATQSLEQLRPAYKKASAEVAGKRREDNAATREMHSLTAAADKEKVRLQSLGSALKKTGVDTRNLAKEQTRLTADAGKASAALQKQERRIQTMNSARAKMEDNRATRASLKGQVLGTAVAAAPLVAMGKKAMDYEYAWSDVQKVVNFRDADEDRNFQLQVRNQAKKLGISQQGMTEIVAAGGQAGVANGADGKVDSKQLLKFSVDAAKLAVAFDTDAATAGDTMAKLRTSMKLDQNQVMKLADYINQTSNEMAAKPMEVAAIMRRMGANTKLSGFSNNQSAALAATLVASGETEETGATAMKNISGRLTAGFATTKSGRNGLSMLGFEPNQLARDMQKNAPATLIKVLEAVKKQSPEKQKAIISQIFGEEVSGAVAKLAGNVDLLKKAMTSAGNEAAYAGSMEQEYQKKTATRKARMDRMQSGLESLSISLGTLLLPVIDELEPPVSALADGLSNLLETSETAKSTFGWALKIGAGLVALKGVHIVAKGLISMFSDLKQLGRMGKAKLGGATDHTTISANRAAAALERMNRQMDRMGGGGKAAGSGDPSGGRKGKKGKKGKGGSRRPHSAGEEYTASGSDTRRPVRSRGRGLAGAVMSYAIPFAATYGLDYLQGKFSDDDMPEPSLPGDASGTGKEVTNAPVARVQPAMAGMLPALSDDVNYLQTGAQLSSPFIKGAGRMFTPLALAGGAINTASVVMNGGSAAEVGGAVGSTGGALAGAAVGAAIGTAILPGIGTAVGGAIGGLAGSELGQKMGEVVGPYIKEGWEGIKGWFSSDDSTSPASDKVAKVQPKDLAKVSDQTLTPAIDAAVEQAKKSQPLPPPVYHIKVENSPHFDVKASGDPAQDNALAQKIKTILEQTQTKVLHEALAQIGPDARLNASLSGQRSD
- a CDS encoding phage major tail tube protein, which encodes MAGVLTRMAQRVTIQGVPLYLTLEDVADPAPKKVMEKTRGGSFVEREVATGIEAMTGSITVKGARSEILVMYGLQAGSSCAVTIEEAYRDEDGEEFKVKAEWIGEINNIEDSNTKMSELSQTVLSLSCKRKKKTINGKICWEVASDGSVVNLGQEDFLAPFRAMIGMN
- a CDS encoding phage tail protein, whose translation is MLEMLSDQYVSHETEMSPTQFVLGDFVFSLPENTPATSLSRKYDGGWVVIDLLNELPCQQQTGRALDERVIKCEWFREAGQDNIEKLVKLRDGKKPLALVRGDGTLLGQWTLTGFDVDESWLYHEAKSMKQGVTINLREFANKPLEQKKQGGSTE
- a CDS encoding phage tail assembly protein, which gives rise to MSFIRTIPLVFPITTANGVLSTLTVCTLTAKQVREIGKKFDADNDPSGFHALDQEFELAVAMTGQTDDIIAQLKKPDYNSLVVQVDRLTNYTTADLLEEEADAKREAGEKADTITFLPDSPTLLVAIHDPVNGEMTEYRLQPPTVGLTRQLRIEKDAHRRGMMVASSCTGLHQDVIDQFHMPDFNHLMERVRDFLTQQGDFFQTETLTD
- a CDS encoding tail protein X, translating into MKVRSRDRDNLGEIAWIKLGRDDDETEQLIYELNPHLHLYGRVLPLGVVIELPELTKTTHTEADQQVTVWS
- a CDS encoding tail fiber assembly protein; this translates as MMTNAILNKKQICTTAGMVTVYNFDGLTGEYSHPSVEVLPVGVGIPAHGCTEKPPAEKTGWAVIRNAENTAWLSVPDHRGETVYCTQTGASVPVTTPGEYPDNTTRLVPATDFDTWSGTEWVTDTDAQSAAAVQHARMKRDELILEAEARSSDWKVDLMLGMLSDEDQSRLIAWRGYIKQLQSLDTSAPEHITWPELPTC
- a CDS encoding contractile injection system protein, VgrG/Pvc8 family — protein: MELGFTPVHYCEGPGADIINGRMTTFERIDVSSGKETDRLILTVDVTGLKGIPQEGGVLTWFEGYEESGVVNIGRFKITTITPQLFPRIITITATAAPFEKEDKTGFRQRRSASWDNTTLGEIFQTIAQRHNLSPRMDARLSSFTYPHTDQINETDSAFLNRLAEEHDAVAKPVNGAYILALRGEAKSITGKTLPVVKLTCPPENHPGNQQFIQCAIDTPGKKSVSGVRVNYTDEATGETHSLTSGEAPYRTMPGTYINKEHAEAVLKGGHRRAKRDASKIQLDTPGNPYVAAEGIIELDNTFPDGMRGRISIDRVEVRCSRGEGYRMSITASNPMNSNKKQP